One Sulfurimonas sp. HSL-3221 genomic window, TACGAAGATCGAGAACACCTTTGAATCCAACATCCCGGAACTCAACCACACCCTCAAAGGGACGTATGATTCCAGCGTCGATATCCTCAGCGTCCAGCTGAGCATGAAATTTTAGGAGGCAACGATGCGCCCTTACCGACTTACCCTGACCGCGGCGGCTTTCGCGCTGCTGTTCGCCGGATGCGGCGGCGACAAGAGCACGGACCTGCAGGACAGCCTGAACGGCCAAACCGTCGACGACCTCATCGCAGGCTATACGCTCTTTGACCCAACGACGGGAACGATCCCCTATCCCAACAACATTCTCTTTGCCCCCAACAGCAGTACGACAAACGATTACGACTTCGGCCAGACCCTCAACATCCCCTATGAACCTTCTGACGACGACGCCAACGTCAAGCGCCAGCTCAATACCCTGACAGGCTTCTCGACAACGATGCCCATCACCGCGCCGATCAGCGAGGGGGTCACGCTCGACGCCACCTCCCTGCCCGTCGGCGTTCAGCTCTACAAGGTTGATGTCAATGCGACGACCGGGGCGGTGACAGATATTAACACCACCCTCGTCTACGGTGTCGATTTTGCCGTCGCCCAGAGCGGCAGCAGTATTGCCATCGTGCCGATGAAACCGCTGGAGCCGCTGACGAACTACATGGCCGTCCTCACCAACGACCTCAACGACAGCGACGGCCGCGTCCTCGCCCCGGATTACGCGACGGCCCTGACCCTTTCGCCGAATCCGGTCGAGGCCGGCGGCGCAATCGACGCCGAAAGCGCCGCGGCCCTCGAAGCGATCCGCCAGGGCAACCAGGCCATGCTCTACGCCCTGGCCGTGGCCGGCAAAGACCCGACCAAAACGGTGCAGATCTGGACCTTCCGCACCCAGATGATCGGCGCCGTGCAGAACAGCATCGCCCAGTATGCGCAAAATGACACCAACGCCGCCCTCGCCATCCAGGATGTCAATATCACGACCAAGGCGCTTTTTGCACAGCTGGGGATGGATACCACCCTCATGACGGGCAGCGCCGAGATCTATGCCGGGACCCTCTCCAACCTCCCGCAATATATGCCGCAGGGATCTCCGCTGAACCCCCTGCCCGTTCTGGCGGGAGAGTTCAGCTACAGCGCACCGTTTACGCCGATCATCGAAGCCAACATCACCGTACCGGTCGTGGCGACGGTCCCGAGTGCCGCTTCGGGATGCACAAAACCTGCAGCCGGCTGGCCGGTCGTGATCTACCAGCACGGCATCACCCGTGTGCGTACCGACCTTTTCGTCTACGGCGAAACGCTGGCCTCGGCCTGCTACGTCGGCATTGCCATCGACCTCCCGCTGCACGGTGTCACGGAGTCTAATACGACGTTCAACCCCTTTTACATGGGAGCGCTGGAGCGCACCTTCAATGTCGACCTGGTCACGGAAAACCCCTACGGCACCGTCGTCGCCTATGCACCGGACGGCGTGATCGACTCGACGGGGATCCACTTCATGAACCTCGCCAACGTCACGACCACACGGGATAATCTGCAGCAGACGACTTCGGACCTCATCGAACTGACGAACAGCATCGCCTCGGCGGTAGTCCTGGAACTGAACGCGACGCTGAGCAACCTTGATAGTTCGCGCGTCAGCTTCCTGTCACACTCCCTTGGCAACATCGCCTCCATCGGCTACCTCAACCAGACCGACGCACTGCAAAGCGCCGTCATGATGATGCCCGGACAGCAGATGATCCCCTTCCTCATCAGCTCGCCCGTCTTCGCGCCGGAGATCAATGCCGGGCTGGCTGTCTACGGCATCATGCCGGGTACCTCGGAATACAGCGCCTTCCTCCATGCGACGCAGACGATCATCGACGACGCGGACCCGGCAAACTATACGGCAGGCATCGGGGCAGCCAACACCTTCCCCATCCTCGAAATGCAGGCGATCGGCGACGGTACCGAGGGAAGCGGCGACCAGCATATCCCTGCCGCCGTAGCAGGCTACCCACTGGCCGGCGGCAACCCTTTTATCGCCTTCACCCAGGCCAAGGACCTCAATACGAGTGCCCTGCTTCCGGGCAACATCTACCTGCCCGATACGAACAGAACCGTCACCCGGGTCACCGCAGGCGAGCACCGCTCCCCGCTTGACCCGCAATATGGACTGAACGCCTTCCTGGAATACCACACCGAGCTGATCTCTTTCATCTACAGCCACGGGACCGCGATTCAGGTCAACAACCCTGCGATCATCAAGTAGCAGCGGCCCCTGGCCGTTATAGTCTCTAGCTTCTTTGCCACTTTTTTAGAAAAAGTAGTGATAAATCAAAGTGAGCAATTGTCTTTGCTGAGTGCAGGGGATCATCCGCTTCTTTTGTTAAGTCAGAAACGGTCATTAGCGTGTCCGTGGGATAACCGGAGAATGGAGTGTCCCGAATGCGACAGCCTTTCGCACTTTCTTCTTTCGGGTTCGGTTTCTTCTTTGTGCGCACAAAGAAGAAAGGGAACAACACCTCATGCTTCTTCAAGCAAATAGAATCGCAATAAAACATCCTGTTCATTCTTTTCTTTTTACCAAGAAAAGAACCAAAAGAAAATCGTCGTTGCGCGAATCGCTCGCCCTTCTCGGCTTTATGCCTTCAGGGCGGCTTTCAAAGCACGCTTAACGACAGGTCGCCTATTGATTCATGCGCTTCGATAAATCGAAGCTAGTAAAAGGAAGAGAGCTTCGACACATCGAAGCGCATCAATAAAATAGACCCTTGGGCCTTGAGCGCGATCCTTATAAGCCATCCCGGAGGCACAAAGCCGGGAGGGGCGAGCGATTCGCGAAAGGCCGCTTTTTGCACTACTTTTTCTAAAAAAGTGGCAAGGGAGGTATAGGGAGAATGATACTGACGATTGACGTCAGCGCTCTTCCAGCGAATAAAGCAGCTTGATCTCCTCTGCCCAGATCGTCTCGTCGATCGTCTCCAGAATGAGCGGGATGTCGTCCATACGCGGGTCGTTCATAATGTAGCGGAACGCCTCAAGCCCGATCTTGCCTTTGCCGATGCTGTCGTGGCGGTCGACGTGGCTGCCGAGGTCCGGCTTGGAGTCGTTGAGGTGCATCCCGCGCAGGTACTTGAAGCCGACGATGTTCTCGAACTCCGCCATGGAGACATCGTAGGCCTCCTTGGTGCGGATGTCGTAGCCCGCCGTGAACATATGGCAGGTGTCAATACAGACGCCGACGCGTGACTTGTCCTCGACCTTGTCAATGATGTGGGCAAGATGTTCGAACTTCCAGCCGAGGTTGCTCCCCTGTCCCGCCGTATTCTCCAGTACAAGCGTCACGCCGCTGGTCGCGTCCAGCGTCCAGTTCATGCTCTCGGCGATCCGGTTGAGGCACTCGTCTTCGCCGATCTGCTTGAGGTGCGAACCCGGGTGGAAGTTGAGACGGTCGAGCCCCAGCTGCATGCAGCGCTCGACTTCGTCCACAAAGGCGTCGAAGGATTTCTGGCG contains:
- the nfo gene encoding deoxyribonuclease IV produces the protein MSNKFVGAHTSASGGVYNAITNAEAIGAQAFALFTKNQRQWKAKDLDTETIDTFKRLLDESGIAPKHVLPHDSYLINLGHPEEEKRQKSFDAFVDEVERCMQLGLDRLNFHPGSHLKQIGEDECLNRIAESMNWTLDATSGVTLVLENTAGQGSNLGWKFEHLAHIIDKVEDKSRVGVCIDTCHMFTAGYDIRTKEAYDVSMAEFENIVGFKYLRGMHLNDSKPDLGSHVDRHDSIGKGKIGLEAFRYIMNDPRMDDIPLILETIDETIWAEEIKLLYSLEER